From a single Salvelinus sp. IW2-2015 unplaced genomic scaffold, ASM291031v2 Un_scaffold909, whole genome shotgun sequence genomic region:
- the LOC112069101 gene encoding ras-related protein Rap-2a-like: MSLEVKEKMEVRLVFLGAAGVGKTALISRFLQDTFEPKHRRTVEELHSKEFDIGGAKVTIHIMDTSGSYSFPAMRKLCIQNSDAFALVYAINDPDSLEAVKSLRDEILAVKEDKFTPIVVVGNKTDRHGERTVSSEDVLSTVELDWNNSFLETSAKENNNVLEVFRELLQQANLPSRLSPALRRRRETFPKDGNKRPPMNKTNSCLIS; this comes from the coding sequence ATGTCTCTAGAAGTGAAGGAGAAGATGGAGGTGCGTCTGGTGTTCCTGGGGGCGGCCGGCGTGGGGAAGACGGCCCTGATCAGCCGCTTCCTCCAGGACACATTCGAACCCAAGCACCGGCGCACTGTGGAGGAACTGCACAGCAAAGAGTTCGACATCGGAGGGGCCAAGGTCACCATCCACATCATGGATACCAGCGGCAGCTACTCCTTCCCGGCTATGAGGAAGCTCTGCATTCAGAACAGTGACGCGTTCGCCCTTGTGTACGCCATCAATGACCCTGACTCCCTGGAGGCTGTCAAGAGCCTYCGAGATGAGATCCTGGCGGTCAAAGAAGACAAGTTCACACCCATCGTGGTGGTCGGCAACAAGACGGACCGGCATGGCGAGCGGACGGTGTCCAGCGAAGACGTGCTGTCCACTGTGGAGCTGGACTGGAACAACAGCTTCTTGGAGACGTCTGCCAAGGAGAACAACAACGTACTGGAGGTCTTCAGGGAGCTGCTGCAACAAGCCAACCTGCCCAGCCGGCTGAGCCCAGCACTGAGACGACGCAGGGAGACCTTCCCCAAAGACGGCAACAAACGGCCCCCCATGAACAAGACCAACAGCTGTCTCATTTCCTAA